Proteins encoded together in one Gemmatimonadaceae bacterium window:
- a CDS encoding Crp/Fnr family transcriptional regulator — translation MNQTTADFLATVPLLSGLNRQELERFGELTREKAYPRGSVILFEDDPGDSLFVVRTGRVKVVLIGEDGREVILGVLGVGEHFGELALIDDRPRSAHVIAMEDSKLLVLRRDDFRARVESSPTVAWSLLTELSRRLRRADDKIGGLVLLDVPGRIARLLLDLAEESGSAVIEKSLTHQTIAQMIGASRETVSRAMKEFQDSGWVAVERRRITVVDRAALERRARVRM, via the coding sequence ATGAACCAGACGACAGCCGACTTCCTCGCCACGGTGCCGCTGCTGAGCGGCCTGAACCGCCAAGAACTCGAGCGGTTTGGCGAGTTGACCCGCGAGAAGGCCTATCCACGGGGCAGCGTGATCCTGTTCGAGGACGACCCGGGGGACTCGCTTTTCGTGGTCCGCACGGGGCGGGTGAAGGTGGTGCTCATCGGCGAGGACGGCCGGGAGGTGATCCTCGGCGTGCTCGGCGTGGGCGAGCACTTCGGCGAGCTGGCGCTGATCGACGACCGCCCCCGCTCCGCCCACGTGATCGCCATGGAGGATTCCAAACTGCTCGTGCTCCGGCGCGACGACTTCCGGGCCCGCGTGGAATCCAGCCCCACCGTGGCCTGGTCGCTCCTCACCGAACTGTCGCGGCGGCTGCGGCGGGCCGACGACAAGATCGGCGGGCTCGTGCTGCTCGATGTGCCGGGTCGGATTGCCCGCCTCCTGCTCGATCTCGCCGAGGAGAGCGGCAGCGCCGTGATCGAGAAGTCGCTCACGCACCAGACCATCGCGCAGATGATCGGCGCGAGCCGCGAGACCGTGTCGCGCGCCATGAAGGAATTCCAGGATTCCGGCTGGGTTGCCGTGGAGCGGCGGCGCATCACCGTGGTCGACCGGGCCGCCCTCGAGCGCCGCGCTCGCGTGCGCATGTGA
- a CDS encoding MBL fold metallo-hydrolase, with product MSLRLQFWGTRGSIPSPGLQTVRYGGNTPSVEVRTSDGWLIILDAGTGLRELGRSLIARANGAPIIGDIFLTHAHWDHIQGIPFFAPLFQRGNHFTIWGAKTLETSIDRVVRDQMSPVVFPVTFEEMEAQIEFSEIAQETRRRHGYEVSAYPVRHPGGALGYRFLESRPGAHALVYISDNELGVGGDYDALDGWRDGLVAFARGARVLVHDTTYTAGEYEQYRGWGHSTNGDAVLLALEAGVEQLVLFHHRPERTDDEVDQRVAECRAMVEERGARLDVVAAAEGMTLMV from the coding sequence ATGAGCCTGCGACTTCAGTTCTGGGGCACGCGAGGATCGATTCCGAGCCCTGGTTTACAGACGGTGCGTTACGGGGGCAACACGCCCTCCGTGGAAGTACGCACGTCCGACGGATGGCTGATCATTCTCGATGCCGGCACGGGACTGCGCGAACTGGGGCGGTCGCTCATCGCGCGGGCCAACGGGGCGCCGATCATCGGCGACATTTTTCTCACGCACGCGCACTGGGATCACATTCAGGGCATCCCATTCTTCGCACCGTTGTTCCAGAGAGGAAACCATTTCACGATCTGGGGAGCCAAGACGCTGGAGACGAGCATCGACCGGGTGGTCCGGGATCAGATGTCGCCCGTGGTGTTCCCCGTGACGTTCGAGGAGATGGAAGCGCAGATCGAATTCTCGGAGATCGCGCAGGAGACGCGGAGGCGGCACGGATACGAAGTTTCGGCATATCCCGTCAGGCATCCCGGCGGGGCCCTCGGGTATCGCTTTCTGGAATCGCGCCCGGGCGCGCATGCCCTGGTGTACATCTCGGACAATGAGTTGGGAGTGGGAGGCGATTACGACGCCCTCGACGGCTGGCGCGACGGCCTGGTGGCGTTCGCGCGCGGCGCCAGGGTGTTGGTGCACGACACGACCTACACCGCGGGCGAGTACGAGCAGTACCGCGGCTGGGGACACTCGACGAACGGCGACGCCGTTCTGTTGGCCCTCGAGGCGGGGGTGGAGCAGCTCGTGCTCTTCCATCACCGGCCGGAGCGCACCGACGACGAGGTGGACCAGCGGGTCGCCGAGTGTCGGGCGATGGTGGAAGAACGGGGGGCGCGACTGGATGTCGTCGCGGCTGCCGAGGGAATGACGCTGATGGTGTAG
- a CDS encoding CsgG/HfaB family protein → MKRFARTAWALVLAGAAFPPATAVAQEANRPVVAILGFDNNSIGKDASDYNGIGTAIAEMLITELAKNPNVVVVDRAHIREVLREQDLVRSGQVDPGTAVRLGKLLGAQYMITGGFMSDGRGDMVLTARSINVQTTAVANPQRVQAKTDDVLGMIAQLSAKVSNDMKLPALDHGTGTRDGGAKPAKMDLRTAMLFAKGLDAEDTGDRARAAELFHQVLDKFPHYPPAEQHLARVIKSGN, encoded by the coding sequence ATGAAGCGTTTCGCTCGCACGGCATGGGCGCTGGTTCTGGCTGGTGCGGCATTCCCGCCGGCGACGGCCGTGGCCCAGGAGGCCAACCGGCCGGTGGTGGCGATATTGGGTTTCGACAACAACTCGATCGGGAAGGACGCGTCCGACTACAACGGCATCGGCACGGCCATCGCCGAGATGCTGATCACGGAACTCGCGAAGAATCCGAACGTCGTCGTCGTGGACCGCGCACACATTCGGGAGGTGCTCCGGGAGCAGGACCTGGTGCGCAGCGGGCAGGTCGATCCCGGAACCGCGGTGCGACTCGGCAAGCTGCTCGGCGCCCAGTACATGATCACGGGTGGGTTCATGAGCGACGGGCGCGGCGACATGGTGCTCACGGCGCGCTCGATCAACGTGCAGACCACGGCCGTAGCGAACCCGCAGCGCGTGCAGGCCAAGACCGACGACGTGCTGGGCATGATCGCGCAGCTGTCGGCGAAGGTGTCGAACGACATGAAACTGCCGGCCCTGGATCATGGCACCGGCACGCGCGATGGCGGCGCCAAGCCCGCCAAGATGGATCTGCGGACGGCGATGCTGTTCGCCAAAGGGCTGGACGCCGAGGACACGGGCGATCGGGCACGGGCAGCGGAGTTGTTCCACCAGGTACTGGACAAGTTCCCCCACTACCCGCCCGCCGAGCAGCATCTGGCAAGAGTCATCAAGTCCGGCAATTGA
- a CDS encoding HD domain-containing phosphohydrolase: MKPLLIVSEVPCLGAASLVADRAVEVRRVRTLPAAATLDPTRPTVVLLDRALAATSACADGGLSAIGARAVLVAVGEPGPGADFPTDLATSFIPADAPSAMVAAQLRGAFRHAASIVAVNGARYREERSRRELTDLTRVGVALSTERNLTTLLEMILSHARRITWSDAASLYLVERRADGTPSTTLRFMLSQNHSVPDIPLREFTVPIDHTSLAGYSAATGTVMAIEDVYRLPEDAPYKQNRSFDEKFGYRTRSMLVLPMKTHREEVIGVLQLINRKRRFDATLTQPEVGECEVLPYQAHDLELVTALAAQAGVAIENSLLYEDIEKLFEGFVTAAVTAIESRDPTTSGHSGRVATLTVGLAEAVDRGGEGRYKALRFSPEQIREIRYAGLLHDFGKVGVREQVLVKQKKLYGADLGVIRHRFAFLLQRAELQFERERADYLLENGTAMYDHAVGRLDAARRATRAELERFMDAIVSANEPTIVSEGAFEELYEINRRTYRDFDGAERPLLHDDELQFLLIRKGNLDERERREIESHVTHTYRFLGQIPWTRELAGIPAIAYGHHEKLDGRGYPRRIKADAIPVQTRMMTIADIFDALTATDRPYKRAVTHERALDILGREASEGMLDGELLQTFIAAGVFRRVEKPEV; this comes from the coding sequence ATGAAGCCGCTGTTGATCGTGTCCGAGGTGCCCTGCCTCGGCGCCGCCTCGCTCGTTGCCGACCGCGCGGTCGAGGTACGCCGCGTGCGGACCCTTCCCGCGGCCGCGACCCTCGACCCCACCCGCCCCACCGTCGTGCTGCTCGATCGCGCGTTGGCCGCCACGAGCGCCTGCGCGGACGGCGGGCTTTCCGCGATCGGCGCCCGCGCGGTCCTGGTGGCCGTGGGCGAGCCCGGGCCGGGCGCCGATTTCCCGACGGATCTGGCGACGAGCTTCATTCCCGCCGACGCGCCGTCGGCGATGGTCGCCGCACAGCTGCGCGGAGCGTTCCGGCATGCCGCGTCGATCGTCGCGGTCAACGGCGCGCGCTATCGCGAGGAGCGGAGTCGGCGCGAACTCACCGACCTTACGCGGGTAGGCGTCGCGCTCAGCACCGAGCGCAACCTCACCACGTTGCTCGAGATGATCCTCAGCCACGCGCGACGCATCACGTGGAGCGACGCCGCGTCGCTCTACCTCGTGGAACGGCGCGCCGACGGCACGCCGAGCACGACCCTGCGCTTCATGCTGTCGCAGAATCATTCGGTGCCCGACATCCCGTTGCGTGAGTTCACGGTCCCCATCGATCACACGAGCCTGGCCGGCTACTCCGCCGCGACCGGCACGGTGATGGCCATCGAAGACGTGTATCGCCTGCCAGAAGACGCGCCGTATAAGCAGAACCGCAGTTTCGACGAGAAGTTCGGGTACCGCACCAGATCCATGCTCGTGCTGCCGATGAAGACGCACCGCGAAGAAGTGATCGGGGTGCTGCAACTCATCAACCGCAAGCGGCGGTTCGACGCCACGCTCACGCAGCCCGAGGTGGGCGAGTGCGAGGTGCTGCCGTACCAGGCGCACGACCTGGAACTGGTCACGGCGCTCGCGGCACAGGCCGGCGTGGCCATCGAGAACAGCCTGCTCTACGAGGACATCGAGAAGCTGTTCGAGGGGTTCGTCACCGCGGCGGTCACGGCCATCGAGTCGCGCGACCCGACCACGTCGGGCCATTCGGGGCGTGTGGCCACGCTCACCGTGGGGCTGGCCGAGGCGGTGGATCGCGGCGGCGAGGGCCGGTACAAGGCCCTGCGGTTCAGCCCCGAGCAGATTCGCGAGATCCGGTACGCCGGGTTGCTGCACGATTTCGGCAAGGTCGGCGTGCGCGAGCAGGTCCTGGTGAAGCAGAAGAAGCTGTACGGGGCGGACCTCGGCGTCATCCGTCACCGCTTCGCCTTCTTGCTGCAGCGGGCCGAGCTCCAGTTCGAGCGCGAGCGGGCCGACTACCTGCTGGAGAACGGCACGGCGATGTACGACCACGCGGTGGGGCGGCTCGACGCGGCGCGGCGGGCCACACGCGCCGAGCTCGAGCGATTCATGGACGCCATTGTCTCGGCCAACGAACCGACCATCGTGTCCGAGGGGGCTTTCGAGGAGCTGTACGAGATCAATCGGCGCACCTACCGGGATTTCGACGGCGCCGAGCGGCCGCTTCTGCACGACGACGAATTGCAGTTCCTGTTGATCCGCAAAGGCAATCTGGACGAGCGCGAGCGCCGCGAGATCGAATCGCACGTCACGCATACGTACCGCTTCCTGGGGCAGATCCCGTGGACGCGGGAGCTGGCAGGAATCCCGGCCATCGCCTACGGACACCACGAGAAGCTCGACGGGCGGGGCTATCCGCGGCGGATCAAGGCCGACGCGATCCCGGTGCAGACGCGGATGATGACGATCGCGGACATCTTCGACGCGCTGACGGCCACCGACCGCCCGTACAAGCGAGCGGTGACGCACGAGCGGGCACTGGATATCCTCGGCCGGGAGGCCAGCGAGGGGATGCTGGACGGCGAGCTGCTGCAGACGTTCATCGCGGCCGGGGTGTTTCGCAGGGTGGAGAAGCCGGAAGTCTGA
- a CDS encoding hydantoinase B/oxoprolinase family protein, whose amino-acid sequence MSEFDVLELSVMANAFAMIAEEMGAVLVRSALSPNIRERRDASAALFDARGRMVAQAAHIPVHLGAMPESVRAVMACAPQPGDVFILNDPYRGGSHLPDLTLVEAIAQDGATVGFAAVRAHHADVGGMSPGSMPQGATELVQEGLIIPPVRLVARGVLDEMILDFILANVRTPSERRGDLRAQLAACAAGASGWRVLLAREGPARVAAAVDAVLDYTERRARARIAALGALDSSARDALEGDGISDDPVPVVVRVRTVGDTLQLDFTGSSPVVRGNVNCPIAVTRAAAVFVLRTLLDDDVPTNEGIARAIELRVPDDCALNAQWPAAVAGGNVEMSQRITDTLMLALANAGVPVAAQGQGTMNNITFGGAGWTFYETLGGGQGASARADGPDAVHVGMSNTLNTPVEALENIYPLRIEEYAVRRGSGGVGLHRGGHGVVRRYRALERCTVTLITERRKTAPRGAAGGGDGRHGWNALNGETIPAKCRIELEPGDLVTIETPGGGGYGRK is encoded by the coding sequence ATGAGCGAATTCGACGTCCTCGAATTGAGCGTGATGGCCAACGCCTTCGCGATGATCGCCGAGGAGATGGGCGCCGTACTCGTGCGCAGTGCGCTGTCGCCGAACATACGGGAGCGGCGCGATGCGTCGGCGGCGCTGTTCGACGCGCGCGGTCGCATGGTGGCGCAGGCGGCGCACATCCCCGTGCACCTGGGCGCCATGCCCGAATCGGTGCGCGCCGTGATGGCGTGCGCTCCGCAACCGGGCGACGTGTTCATTCTGAACGATCCCTATCGCGGCGGGTCGCACCTGCCCGACCTCACCCTGGTCGAGGCCATCGCGCAGGACGGTGCGACCGTGGGGTTCGCCGCCGTGCGCGCCCACCATGCCGACGTGGGTGGTATGAGCCCGGGCAGCATGCCGCAGGGCGCCACCGAGTTGGTGCAGGAGGGCCTGATCATTCCGCCGGTGCGGTTGGTGGCCCGCGGCGTGCTCGATGAGATGATCCTCGACTTCATCCTCGCCAACGTGCGTACGCCGTCGGAGCGTCGGGGAGATCTGCGGGCGCAGTTGGCGGCGTGTGCCGCCGGGGCATCCGGTTGGCGGGTGCTGCTCGCGCGGGAGGGCCCGGCGCGCGTAGCGGCGGCCGTGGATGCCGTGCTGGACTACACCGAGCGGCGCGCGCGCGCCCGGATCGCAGCGCTGGGCGCGCTCGACAGTTCTGCGCGCGACGCGCTCGAGGGCGACGGGATCAGCGACGACCCGGTGCCGGTGGTCGTGCGCGTCCGGACCGTGGGCGATACGCTGCAGCTCGATTTCACGGGGAGTTCGCCCGTGGTGCGGGGCAACGTGAACTGTCCCATCGCCGTGACGCGGGCGGCGGCCGTGTTCGTGTTACGCACGCTGCTCGACGACGACGTCCCCACCAACGAGGGAATCGCGCGGGCCATCGAATTGCGCGTGCCCGACGACTGCGCGTTGAACGCGCAGTGGCCCGCAGCGGTGGCGGGGGGCAACGTGGAGATGTCGCAGCGGATCACGGACACGCTGATGCTCGCGCTGGCGAACGCCGGAGTGCCGGTGGCGGCCCAGGGCCAGGGAACGATGAACAACATCACCTTCGGCGGGGCGGGCTGGACGTTCTACGAAACGTTGGGGGGCGGGCAGGGGGCGAGCGCGCGCGCCGACGGGCCGGACGCCGTACACGTGGGGATGAGCAATACGCTCAACACGCCGGTCGAGGCATTAGAAAATATATATCCCCTGCGGATCGAGGAATACGCCGTGCGGCGGGGCTCCGGGGGCGTGGGCCTCCATCGGGGCGGCCACGGGGTGGTGCGGCGCTACCGGGCGCTGGAGCGGTGCACGGTCACGCTGATCACCGAGCGTCGCAAGACGGCGCCGCGCGGCGCGGCGGGCGGGGGCGACGGGCGGCACGGGTGGAACGCGCTCAACGGCGAGACGATTCCGGCCAAATGCCGGATCGAACTCGAGCCCGGGGATCTGGTGACGATCGAAACCCCGGGGGGTGGGGGGTACGGGCGGAAGTAG